The proteins below come from a single Brevundimonas sp. LM2 genomic window:
- the phnE gene encoding phosphonate ABC transporter, permease protein PhnE yields MSAGALDTIPAAPTKSFGAWVLDLLVWGGVAAVLIYSIGDVDLENLSNLFSNSANTQVFAAQLLDPDFSDWRLFVEKMWETVQIALWGTFLAVFAAVPMGLAAARNVSPAWVVTPIRLLMNLLRSIPDLVIGLLFVVAVGLGPLPGVLAIALNTSGVLAKLFSEAVESIDKGPVEGVRATGALGLHEIVWGIIPQVAPLWTSFALYRFESNSRSATVLGLIGAGGIGQVLFDRMNGFGYRDVSAIVIVVVVAVTLIDMLSQAMRKRLL; encoded by the coding sequence TTGAGCGCGGGCGCGCTCGACACCATCCCGGCGGCCCCGACGAAATCGTTCGGAGCCTGGGTGCTCGATCTGCTGGTCTGGGGCGGCGTCGCGGCCGTCCTGATCTACAGCATCGGCGACGTCGATCTGGAGAACCTGAGCAATCTGTTCAGCAATTCCGCCAACACCCAGGTCTTCGCGGCCCAGCTCCTGGACCCCGACTTCAGCGACTGGCGGCTGTTCGTCGAGAAGATGTGGGAGACGGTCCAGATCGCCCTGTGGGGCACCTTCCTGGCCGTCTTCGCGGCGGTGCCGATGGGTCTGGCCGCCGCGCGCAACGTGTCTCCGGCCTGGGTGGTCACGCCGATCCGCCTGCTGATGAACCTGCTGCGCTCCATTCCCGACCTGGTGATCGGCCTGCTGTTCGTCGTGGCCGTTGGCCTGGGGCCGCTGCCGGGCGTGCTGGCCATCGCCCTGAACACCTCCGGTGTCCTAGCCAAGCTGTTTTCCGAGGCCGTCGAGTCGATCGACAAGGGGCCGGTCGAAGGCGTGCGCGCCACCGGGGCCCTGGGCCTGCACGAGATCGTCTGGGGCATCATCCCCCAGGTCGCGCCCCTGTGGACCTCCTTCGCCCTCTATCGCTTCGAGTCCAACAGCCGTTCGGCCACCGTCCTGGGCCTGATCGGGGCCGGTGGCATCGGTCAGGTGCTGTTCGACCGGATGAACGGTTTCGGCTATCGCGACGTGTCGGCCATCGTCATCGTGGTGGTGGTCGCCGTGACCCTGATCGACATGCTGTCACAGGCCATGCGCAAACGTCTGCTTTAA
- the phnD gene encoding phosphate/phosphite/phosphonate ABC transporter substrate-binding protein gives MIRLHAPAGRPTFAGRTRRFAVGAAIAAATLALSACGNGDDAKTGGAPTEIDFAILSAESQASAGPLWQPLLDDMSKAIGVPVKPFFGSNYTVLVEAMKGGQVQVAWLSAKPSVEAIDRAQAEVIARTVNREGADSYRSTLVVKAGSGITLDQVLACGKRFDFGIGDAQSTSGTLAPMAFLFNAQQPPIDPAQCFKTVRSANHQANAFAVATGVVDVATSNTVNTVFLLRENPQIAAQIQEIWQSPPIPESGIVLRSDLDPAIKEKVRSFFLTYGQGEGAEADRQRQVLAGLEYSQFRAADNSYLNPVREMVADQQLSEARAEGDAAGVAAAEAELQRLRSLREVQP, from the coding sequence ATGATCCGTCTGCACGCGCCCGCCGGTCGCCCAACCTTCGCCGGCCGCACCCGCCGCTTCGCCGTGGGAGCCGCCATCGCCGCCGCCACCCTGGCCCTGTCCGCCTGCGGCAACGGCGACGACGCCAAGACCGGCGGTGCCCCGACCGAGATCGATTTCGCCATCCTCTCGGCCGAGAGCCAGGCCTCGGCCGGTCCGCTGTGGCAGCCGCTGCTGGACGACATGTCCAAGGCCATCGGCGTGCCGGTGAAGCCCTTCTTCGGGTCGAACTACACCGTCCTGGTCGAGGCCATGAAGGGCGGGCAGGTTCAGGTCGCCTGGCTGTCCGCCAAGCCCTCGGTCGAGGCCATCGACCGCGCTCAGGCCGAGGTCATCGCCCGCACGGTCAACCGCGAAGGCGCCGACAGCTATCGATCGACTCTGGTCGTCAAGGCGGGGTCGGGCATCACCCTGGACCAGGTCCTGGCCTGCGGAAAACGCTTCGACTTCGGCATCGGCGACGCCCAGTCGACCTCTGGGACGCTCGCGCCCATGGCCTTCCTGTTCAACGCCCAGCAGCCGCCGATCGACCCGGCCCAGTGCTTCAAGACGGTCCGTTCGGCCAACCATCAGGCCAATGCCTTCGCCGTGGCCACCGGCGTGGTCGACGTCGCCACCTCCAACACCGTCAACACCGTCTTCCTGCTGCGCGAGAACCCGCAGATCGCGGCCCAGATCCAGGAGATCTGGCAGTCCCCGCCCATCCCGGAGTCGGGCATCGTCCTGCGTTCGGACCTGGATCCCGCCATCAAGGAGAAGGTCCGCAGCTTCTTCCTGACCTATGGCCAGGGCGAGGGGGCCGAGGCCGACCGCCAGCGCCAGGTCCTGGCCGGACTGGAGTATTCCCAGTTCCGCGCGGCCGATAACAGCTATCTGAACCCGGTCCGCGAGATGGTCGCCGACCAGCAGCTGTCGGAGGCGCGCGCCGAGGGCGACGCGGCCGGCGTCGCCGCGGCCGAGGCCGAGCTGCAGCGCCTGCGGTCGCTGCGCGAGGTCCAGCCTTGA
- the phnC gene encoding phosphonate ABC transporter ATP-binding protein translates to MTSSAVSPAPGLVLVRDVSKTFGARKALNGVSVSVDAGEMVALIGPSGSGKSTLLRSITGLQTIDAGSGQIDVFGVCVQKNGRTTGAVRAARQKLGMIFQQFNLVGRLSLFSNVMLGALGRLPAWRGMLGAWPSADRTTAMAALHRVGVSDYAAQRANTLSGGQQQRGAIARALVQGAQGILADEPVASLDPVSARKVMELLVELNRRDGLGVIVTLHQVDYAIRYCDRVIALKAGQVVYDGPSTGLDTPTLIDIYGPEFEDAFWETKA, encoded by the coding sequence ATGACTTCATCCGCCGTCAGCCCTGCGCCCGGCCTTGTTCTGGTCCGCGACGTGTCCAAGACCTTCGGAGCCCGCAAGGCGCTGAACGGCGTCAGCGTCTCCGTCGACGCCGGCGAGATGGTCGCCCTGATCGGTCCGTCGGGGTCGGGCAAGTCCACCCTTCTGCGCTCGATCACCGGTCTGCAGACCATCGACGCCGGGTCCGGCCAGATCGACGTCTTCGGCGTCTGCGTGCAGAAGAACGGCCGCACCACCGGCGCGGTCCGCGCGGCGCGGCAGAAGCTGGGCATGATCTTTCAGCAGTTCAATCTGGTCGGCCGACTCAGCCTGTTCTCCAACGTCATGCTGGGCGCGCTCGGGCGGCTGCCGGCCTGGCGCGGCATGCTGGGGGCCTGGCCCAGTGCCGACAGGACCACGGCCATGGCGGCCCTGCACCGCGTCGGCGTCTCCGACTATGCGGCCCAGCGCGCCAACACCCTGTCCGGCGGGCAGCAGCAGCGGGGCGCCATCGCCCGCGCCCTGGTCCAGGGCGCGCAGGGCATCCTGGCCGACGAGCCGGTCGCCTCGCTGGATCCCGTTTCGGCGCGCAAGGTCATGGAGCTTCTGGTCGAGCTGAACCGGCGCGACGGCCTGGGCGTCATCGTCACCCTGCACCAGGTCGACTATGCGATCCGCTATTGCGATCGGGTCATCGCCCTGAAGGCCGGCCAGGTCGTCTACGACGGCCCCTCCACCGGCCTCGACACCCCCACCCTCATCGACATCTACGGTCCCGAGTTCGAGGACGCATTCTGGGAAACCAAGGCATGA